The Mesorhizobium sp. AR10 genome includes the window GGTGCGAATTGTGACGCCCGATCAGATGCGCGAGCGGTTCGCCCAAGCCAACCCTGCCAGGCCGATCAGCACGGTGACGATGCCAATATAGAGCCATTGCGACTGGCCGGTCATGAAGCTTCCCCTGACAAGGCCGAGCCCCTGCAGCGACCACAGCACGCCAATGGCCAGCACAAGCAATGCCAGCAGATTCCTGACCAGTCTCATCGTTGGAATCCCTTTCCCAAGTCGATCTCGAACTGCATCGTGGCCGCGATAAAAGTGCGAAAGGAAGTGGTCCAGTCGCGTGTGTTTCTACTTGCATAGTAACGTCGAATCTTGCCGAAGATATCCCGATACCGGCACGATAATCACGAGCGATACAGCGGTGCATGGTTAAAGAATCCTGACAAACTGTTTCCTGCTGACTCCAAACGTGTGCCATCGCCACGGAACCGCCAGACGTTTGCCGCATTTCCTGCCTTATTCGACCCCTACCGGCTCAGGTCTGTTAACGGAGTCATTTCTACATGAAGAAGAACACCCAGACCGCGCTTGTCGCGGTGACGATAGCGGCTGGCCTGATGGTCGGCGCATCCGTCTCCCCCGCCGCCGCTCAATGCGGCCGTGCCTCGTGGTACGCCCTGCACTCCAAAACCGCTTCCGGCGAGCGCATGAACCCGTCGGCAATGACCGCGGCGCACCGCAGCTTGCCGTTCGGCACGAAGCTGAAGGTGACCAACCGCAACAACGGCCGCAGCGTCGTCGTGCGCATCAACGACCGCGGCCCGTTCATCAAGGGACGCGTGCTCGACCTGTCGAAGGGCGCCGCCAGTCGCCTCGGCTTCATCGGCTCGGGCCATACCTCCGTCTGCATGGCGCGCGTCTGACCTGTCTCGTGTCCGGCTCCATGCCGGGCATCGCATGCTGAAGACGCGCGGCGCGCTTTTTCTCTTATGCATGTCGTTATCCCCAAAAAACCGCAGCGCACTTCTGGCGACATGCATCCGCCTTCGCAGCCGCACATTGAGCCGGCTCTTGCCGTTCGAGACTGATTCTCAATGGGTTGGACGAAAGGATGAGAATATTTCACGTAACGTGACGTATTGCATCGCAGCAATTAGTTGTTAACCTCCGCGCGAGATTCTAGGGCTCGGCGCTGCTCGTCGTCCCCTTCGGTCGTATGCAGCAGCGGGGTTCTTAATGTTCTACCAGCTCTACGAAATGAACCATGCAGTCTTGCAGCCCGCCCGCGCCTACGCGGATGCGGTGCGGATGCTTTACACCAATCCGCTCAATCCGTTTTCGCATACGTCCTGGGGCCGTTCGGTCGCGGCGACCGCCGAATTGTTCGAGCGCACCACGCGTCGCTACAGCAAGCCGCGTTTCGACCTGACGAAGACCGTGATCGACTGGAAAAGCGTCGACGTCACTGAAAAGACCGTCTGGTCACGCCCGTTCTGCAATGTCCTGCGCTTCGAACGGGCTGTTCCCGCCGAGAGAAAGCCGGATCCTAAGCTGCTGATCGTGGCGCCGATGTCCGGCCACTATGCGACGCTGCTGCGCGGCACCGTCGAAGCGATGCTGCCCCATGCCGATGTGCACATCACCGACTGGGTCGATGCCCGCATGGTGCCGCTTGCCGACGGCAGCTTCGACCTCGACGACTATATCGACTACATCATCGACATGCTGCACGCGCTGGGCCCCGACACTCATGTCATGGCGGTTTGCCAGCCCTCGGTGCCGGTGCTGGCGGCGGTGGCGCTGATGGAAACGCGCGGCGACCCCTTCGTTCCCTCGACCATGACGCTGATGGGCGGGCCGATCGATACCCGCCGCAACCCGACGCAGGTCAATCTGCTGGCCAAGGAAAAGGGCATCGACTGGTTCCGCGACAACGTCATCATGCATGCGCCCTGGCCGGTGCCGGGCTTCGGCCGCGAGGTCTATCCCGGCTTCCTGCAGCTTTCGGGCTTCATGAGCATGAACCTCGACCGCCACATCACGGCCCACAAGGACTTCTTCATGCATCTGGTGAAGCATGATGGCGACAACGCCGTGAAGCACCGCGATTTCTACGACGAATATCTGGCGGTGATGGATCTGACGGCGGAATTCTATCTGCAGACCGTCGATACCGTGTTTGTCCGTCACGCTCTGCCCAAGGGTGAGATGATGCATCGCGGCGTCGCCGTCGATCCCAAGGCGATCCGCAATGTCGCGCTGTTCACCGTCGAGGGCGAGAACGACGACATTTCCGGTCTCGGCCAGACCCAGGCCGCGCACGACCTCTGCCCCAACATCCCCGCCGACAGGCACGCCCACTACGTACAGCCGGCGGTCGGCCATTACGGCGTCTTCAACGGCTCGCGCTTCCGCTCCGAAATCGTGCCGCGGATCGTCGACTTCATTACCAGTTACGGCCGACAAAGCCGCGTTGCGGTGAAGCCCAGGCTGGTCCGCTCGGCCAAGGGCTGAAGCAACGGCACGCAGCGCCGGCCTATCTTTTTGTTTGAGCAGGATCTTTTCCGGGAACCGGATCCCACTTTTCGCGGTCACGCTCTGGCTGCTGCCCAACCGATCTGTTGCACAATAGCCGCTGTTGGGGAGGTGCGGGTAACCATGCCAGAGAATCTGTTTCTCTTCACAATTGACACGGACTGTAAATCCCCTTTAACCTTTCGTTAACAACAAGGGCGAACGGGGACAATGACTTCCTCACCGATGGCACGGACGCTGCGCTTGTGTGCAGTCGCAGGACTGGCATTTTCGGGATGCTGGGCTGGAGCAGCTTCGGCGGCCGGGCCGATGGTCACCGGTGGCCCGACCTCGCAACCGATCGGACATTATGATTTTTGCCGGGCTCATCCGGGCGAATGCTCGATCCGCCCGAGCAACCTCGCACCCGCCACGATGACCGATGCGCTCATGCGCAAGCTGGCCAGCGTCACCGCAAAGGTCAACGCCGCCGTCAAGCCGATGAGCGACTATGACATCTACGGCAGGGACGAGGTCTGGGCGTATCCCGACAACGGCGTTGGCGACTGCGAGGACTATGTCCTGGAAAAGCGTCGCGACCTGAACCGCATGGGTGTGTCGCTGGCCGATCTTCTGATGACCGTCGTGCGCAAACCCGACGGCGAGGGCCATGCGGTGCTGACCGTGCGCACCGACAAGGGCGATTACGTCCTCGACAACCTGACCGACAAGGTTCGCTCGTGGGACCAGACCGGCTATCGCTTCCTCAAGCGGCAGGCGATCGACAATACCGGCCGCTGGGTTTCGATCCGCGGTGGTCAGCAGGTTCTGGTCGGCGCCGTCCAGTAGAATTTCCGACGGACAGATTCACCTCGCCGTGCGACCAAGCGCGGCGCGGATCGATGCGGTGATGCAGCGAAGCTCCGCTTCGTCGAGTTTTTCGATGTTTTCGGCCAGGAGATTGGCCAGTTCCGTCGCGGCGGGGGTGAGGCCCGACGTGTCGATCTTGACGCGCGGATGCGAGGCCTCGGCCAACCGCGCCAGCTCCTCGGCATCGTCCCAGATGACGTTGAAGTAGCCGATGATCTTCTGGATCAGCGTCCAGGTCGGCGCGCCCCGGCGGCCATGCTCCAGCGCCGAAAGGTAGGCAGCGCTGACGCCGATCGCCTCGGCCATGACCTTTTGACTGACGCCGCGTTCATTTCGCAGCGCCCGAAGCTTTTCGCCGAACGGGGTCACAGCCAAGTCCTCATGGGCGGAGCCGTCGCACGCGGATGTAGAGCGCGCCCGAGCCGCCATGATTACGCGCCGCATGATCATGGCTGGAGACAAGCGGCCGGAAAGCCGGCGTCGACAGCCAGGCCGGTACGGCACGCCGCAAGACGCCGTCGCCACCCGACGACGAACCCTTGCCGGTGATGACCAGCACATAGCGGATGCCGCCGGCATGCGCCCGGTGCAGGAACGAAAACAGCAGCGAATAGGCCTCGTCCTGGGTCAGGCCATGCAGGTCGACGCGACCTTCGATCGGCAGCCGGCCCTTCGACAGCTTGTCCAGTGTCGGTTCGTCGAGTGCATGGGAGACATGCTGCGCCTTCGGTTTCGGGACCACGGCCGGAACACCACCAGCCTGGGCCGGCGATGGCGTTGGCCTGGTCTCAACGCCGAAGTCCGGAATATCGACGGCGGTTCTGCCCTTCAGCGGCTTGGCGGTGCGCGCCACCAGGTTCCACAGGACCCGGTCGTCCTCGCTCAGCCTGGCTTCGCTGTCTGAGCGCCGGGTCATCGGACCGCCCCTGCAACGAGCGAGCGTGGGACCAGCGCATAGAAATCGGCGGCATTGCGGACGATCCCGGCGATCTCGCCGGCGGCATCGCCCGATCCGGCGAAGAGATCACCCCGCGCGGGCCCGGTGATGGCCGAGCCGGTGTCCTGCGCGATCATCAGCCGCCGGAACGGCTTGCTGTCGAAGGCGGTCAGCGAAGGCGCATCGATGTAGAACGGCGTGCCGAATGTGTGGAGCAGGCGGTCGACAGCAACCGAGCGGCCCGGCGTCAACGGCACCTTGGCGGCGGCAATCGGACCGAGTGCCGCATCCTCGACCGCCGCTTCGCGGAAGAAAATATAGGAGCGGTTCTGCCACAGGATCTCGTCGATGCGATCCGGATGCGCCTTGAACCAGGCGCGGATCGACTGCATCGTCACTTTCTCCAGCGGAATCTCGCCGATTTGGCTGAGAATCTTGCCCGGTCCGGTAAAGCGCTGGCCGGACTTGGCGGCATAGGTGATGCGGCGCAGCCGCCCGTCGGTCATGTTCAGCCGCGCCGCGCCCTGCACATGGATGAAGAAGGCATCGACCTTGTCGGCGAGCCAGGCGATTTCCAGGCCCTTGCCGGCCAAGCCCTCGCCGGGCAAGTCCTCGCCGGCAAGCGCGCCGCGCTCGATCTCGCCACGGTCTAAATATTCCACCGGCCCGTGCGGCGTGTCGCGGGCAAAAGCGAGATAGGGATCCATGCCTGAGGGACGGCTGGCGTCGTCGATGTCGATGAGATCGGCCGGGCGCGACAGCAGCGGCACCGTGAAGCGGTCCGTGCGCACCGGCGAGGCCTCGACCTCCGGTTCGTAGAAGCCGGTGACGAGGCCACCGTCTTCGGCTTCTATGCGGGCAGGAGAGAAATAGCGTTCGAAGAAGCTGCGGGCTTCATTCCGAGCCGAAAACGAGGGTCGATTCGGCAGCGAAACGGCGCGCGCTTGCGCATAGGCCTCGGCAAAGGCGGTGAAGTCGACGCCGAGCGCGCCCGAACGATAGGGCCTGGCCAGGACATGGAAGGCCGAGCGCCGGAAGGCGGCAAAAGCCGCCAGATGATCGTCATCACCCCAGCCGGGGAGATCATCGAAGGATTTTTCGACAAAGAGAGGAGATAGCGACACCGGAGCCTCGCCGCTGACCCCGGGCTCAGTCTTCTTCCTCGGTGGCGACGAGCTTCCAGTTCGGATCGCGCGAGCGCGTGTCGCGGGCGAAGGTCCAGACATCCTTGACCTCGGCGACGGTTTCAGGATCGCCGTCGATGACCGCACCTGCCTTGTCGCGGGTCGCCGAAATCAGTTCGCTGATGATGCGCAAGGTGAGATGGGCCTCGCCCCCCTTCATCTCGGCGGAGACGATGTCGGCCTTGTCGATGCCGACGAAGGAGGACTGGATCTTTTCCGATTTCGCCTCGCGGTCGCCAATTGCGGCGACGAAGCCGTCATAGACCTCGCGCGACAACAGGTTCTTGAGGGTTTTGCGGTCGCCGTCGGCATAGGCCATGACGATCATCTCATAGGCCATCTTGGCGCCGTCGACGAAGGTCTTCGGATCGAATGTCGGATCGTTGTCCTTGATCGTCCGCAGGCCTTTGTTGAGGTCCGTGTCAGGCTTGGCGAAGGCGTCGATCTCTGCATAGGTGTCGCCAACCGGCTCTCCCGGCGCCCGCTTGCGCGGCAGCGAAACCACATTCTCGGGTTTCTGGGCGGCATCCTTGTCGCCCGTGCGGCTCGCCGTATAGGGATCGAAGGGCGGGCGTTCGCTTCCCGTGCGGCGACCGAGCACATTGCGCAGCTGGAAAAAGATCACCACCGCCGCGATCAGAAAGAAAATCGTGCCGAAGTCGAAAAATCCCATATCTTCCGCCAATCGATCCCTACCCTGGCCGGACCGCCGGCCAATCAACAGGCCGCGGTCGCATAGCGTTCAACATTCAAAGCATATAGAACGCATGGCGCAATCATTCAAATCAAAGGCAGCCATACCTATCTAACAGCCTCAGTGCCAGCGGCGATTGCTCGCCGGCCGGCAAAACATGGAAACGATCGGTCAAGACTTGCGCATTTCGCTGCTCCCTCTGCTTGTTCTCGCACTCCCGCTGCTGGAAATTGCCGGTTTCGTCATTGTCGGCAGCCAGATCGGGGCATTGGCGACCGTCGGCCTGGTGCTGGCTTCCAGCATCGCCGGTGGCTTGCTGCTCAGGCATCAAGGCTTCGGCGTCATGACACGCGTCCGCGCCGAGATGGACGCCGGGCGCGATCCAAGCCACCAGCTCGCACATGGCGCGATGATCGTGCTGGCGGCAATCCTGCTCATCATTCCGGGTTTCATCACCGACATACTGGCCATTCTGTTGTTGTTGCCGCCGGTTCGGAACCTTGCCTGGCGGATGCTGAAAAGCCGCATCGTGCTGGCGACCGATTTCGGCACTGGCGGTTTTAGGGCCCGGCAGCGCGGCAAGACCATCGATCTCGAAGACGGCGACTATTCGCGCGCCGACGACTATGGCCGCGGACCGGATCACAATTCGCCCTGGCGCCGCCTCAAGGACGAGTAGCTGAAGGCGGCAAACCTTGTCTTGTCATGCCGACCATGGTAGCGAACGCCCGATTTCAATTCGGGCCGCATCGTCGCCCAGGCAAAAGGACAACGGCTCATGGCCAGCAAAGATGACGCGCCGGTCGGCGCCGCCAATGGCAACGGCAACACGGAGCAGCCGTCGCTCAACGTGCTTGCCCAATATGTGAAGGACCTGTCCTTCGAAAGCCCCGGCGCACCGAATTCGCTGCGCGGCCGCGACAAGGCTCCGGGCATCGCCATCAACGTCAATGTCAACGCCAACCCGCTTTCGGACAAGCAGTTCGACGTCAACCTGACGCTGAACGCCAAGGCTTCCTTCGATCAGGAAGTGCTGTTCAATGTCGAGCTGGTCTATGGCGGCGTGTTCGCCATCAGCGGCTTCCCGCAGGAGCACATGCTGCCGATCCTGTTCATCGAATGCCCGCGGCTGCTGTTCCCGTTCGCCAGGCAGATCATTGCCGAAGCGACGCGCAATGGCGGCTTCCCGCCGCTGATGCTCGACCCGATCGATTTCGCGCAGATGTTCCAGCAGAAGCTGGCCGAGGACCAGGCGGCGGCGAAGGTCAAGGTGAGCTGAGGTAACTCTGCACAGTGATTTGAAAAAGCCCGGCCTTTGTGCCGGGTTTTTTGTTTGGAGATGCCCGGCAGGGCAGAGGGGGGGCACGAAGGATCGCTACCGATCCAGTGTTCCGGTTAGGCCCGCCGCCACCCGCAGCCAGAGCGCTTTTTCACCCAGCGTGCCGACCATGCCGGCATGCGCGGCACGCTCGGCGTCGGTCAGACGCGGCGCCAGGGGGACTGGTCGCACGCCGATGGTAATGTCGATATAGTCGACATCCGTCCTTCCAGCAGAAGGCGAAGCGACACTGTCGAGGATGAGCGCTGCCTGCTTGCCGCCGATGAGCTCGATATAGACCTCGGCCAGCAATTCCGAATCGAGCAAGGCGCCGTGCTTGGTGCGATGGCCGTTGTCGATGCCGTAGCGCCGGCACAGAGCGTCCAGCGAATTGGGCCCCATCGGATGCTTGCGGCGCGCCAGAGCCAGCGTGTCGACGACAAGCCCATTGTCGATGAGCGGGTGACCCAGCCGGCCGAATTCGACATTGAGGAAGCCGATGTCGAAAGTGGCGTTGTGGGCGACCAGCTTGGCGCCATCGATAAAGGCTAGCCACTCCTCGGCAATCTCGGCAAATGTCGGCTTGTCCTTCAGGTCAGCCGCACTGATGCCGTGCACCGCCTGCGCTTCGGCGTGAACCGCGCGTCCCTGCGGATTGATGAATTTGTGGAAGGTGCGGCCGGTCGGAAAGCGGTTGACCAACTCGACGCCGCCAAGCTCGATGACGCGGTCTTCGCGGGAATCGAGGCCGGTGGTTTCCGTGTCGAAGATGATTTCGCGCATCGAATCAGTCTGCTGGAGGCAAGGTCCCGCACAAGATGGCGACGCGGGGCCGAGACAGCAAGCGTCAGCGGACAGGCTTGCCGCGCTTATCCCCCGACCAGCTCGCTGACGATGGCCTTGACCGCCGCGCGCGCGGCATCAACGCCTTGTCCGGTGTCGATGACGAAATCGGCACGTTTGCGCTTTTCGGCATCGGGAACCTGTTTTGCCAGGATCGACGCCAGCTTCTCCTCGCTCATCCCCGGCCGCGCCAGCACGCGGGCGCGCTGGATTTCCTTTGGCGCGGTGACGACGACGACCTTGTCGACGCGACCCCGGCCGCCCGTTTCGAACAGCAGCGGGATGTCGAGGACGACGAGCGGCGCGCCGGCGGTACGGTTTTTCGCCAGGAAGGCGTCGGCATCGGCGCGGACCAGCGGGTGGACGATCGCCTCCAGTTTTTTCAGCGCGGCAACATCGCCAAGCACGCGCCCGGCCAGCTCTGTGCGATCGACCGAACCGGAAACGGTTGTTCCGGGAAAAGCCGCTTCGACAAGGGGAACGGCATTGCCGGCGTAGAGGCGATGCACGGTCTCGTCGGAATCATGGACCGGAACGCCAGCCTCGGTAAACATCTTTGCCGTGGTCGACTTGCCCATGCCGATCGATCCTGTGAGGCCGAGCACGATCATTGTTTGGCGCCGATATCGGCGACGATGAGTGCGCGCAGATCAGCGGTGACCTCCGGCCGTTTGCCGAACCAGCGCTCGAAGCCCGGTACCGCCTGATGCAGCAGCATGCCAAGCCCGTCGACTGTCTTCAGGTTTCTCGCGCGCGCTGCAGCAAGCAGCGGCGTCTCCAGCGGCACGTAAACAATGTCGGTGACGATGGCCCGGTCCGGCAATCTGACCGGATCGGCCGACAGGCCTTCATTGCCGTGCATGCCGAGCGCCGTGGTGTTGACCAGCAGGCCGGCTCCGGCAAGCAGTTCGTTGGTCGCGTCGAAGCCATGGGCGGAAACGCCGGCGCCGAAACGATGCTGCAATTCCTGCGCTCGGGCGAGCGTGCGGTTGACGATGCGGATGTCGCTGACGCCACGTTCAATCAACGCATGGATGACGGCGCGGGACGCGCCGCCGGCGCCAAGCACCACCGCCGGACCATTTCTTGCCCAGTCCGGCGCATGGTCGTCGAGATTGGCGGCAAAGCCATGCGCGTCGGTATTGCCACCCCACAATTCGCCATCCTCGAACCAAAGCGTGTTGACAGCGCCGATCTGTTCGGCGGCCTCATCGCGGCGATCGACCAGGGCGAAGGCGGCCTCCTTGTGCGGAATGGTGGCGTTGCCACCCTGGAAGCCATTCTCCCGCAGCGTTTTCAGGAACGTGGCAAAGTCGTCCGGCGCGACGTCGATCGGCTGGTAGCTGCCTTCGATGCGGTATTTGGCCAACCAATGGCCGTGGATCTTCGGCGACCGCGAATGCGCGATCGGGTGGCCGGTGACGAAAGCTTTTTTCTCGACCTCAGCCATCGATGGCTCCGAGCGCGCGAAGTTCCGCCAGCACCGGCAGAAGCGGCAGGCCGACAATGGTAAAGTAGTCGCCTTCGATCTTTTCGAAGAGCTGAATGCCTTCGCCTTCGATCTGGTAGGCACCGACGCTGGCCAATGCCTTCATGCCGACCCGCGCCAAATGGCGGCCGATAAAGGCCGGATCGAGCTTGCGCATGGTGAGACTTGCTATGCCGACATGCCGCCACAGAACCTCGCCGTCGCGCATCAGCACGCCAGCGCTGTTGAGCTGATGCGTCTTGCCCGACAGCGCCAGCAGATGGCGGCGCGCGCCTTCCATGTCCGCCGGCTTGTGGAACACCTCGTCACCGAGCGACAGCGTCTGGTCGCAGCCGAGCACCAGGGCCCCAGGCTTGCGCTCGCTGACCTCGGTGGCCTTGGCTTCGGCAAGGATCGCGGCAACGTCTTCGGGCGAGACGCCTTCCAAAGGCGCTTCGAGCGCGCGTTCGTCGACGTCGGCGGGAACCGCCTCGATGTCGAGCCCGGCATTGAGGAGCATCGCCTTGCGGAACGGACTGCCGGAAGCGAGGATGATTTTTTCGGTCATGGGTTCGCCCGGTTAATCGTCGTTGACCGCCGCGATGCAGAAGGTTTCCAAAGGTTGGCGGGGCGCGAAGGATCGCGACGTTTCGGACACTACCTCAACCCTGCGTATGCGGAAGCGCCTCACTACCTGTTCTTCCCCCGCAGGGCAACGATCGCCGCCGCGGTCTCCTCGATCGAGCGGCGGCTGACATCGATCATCGGCCAGCCATGCCTTGTGCAGATCTGGCGGGCATAGGCGAGTTCCTCAGTGATCGCGGCGCGGTCGACATAGTCGCCAGCTTCGTAGTCGCTGCTGTTGCCGAGAACGCGATTTTGCCGGACATGCGAGATGCGCTCGGCGGTGGCGATCAGCCCGACGATCAGCGGCGTCTTGGCGTTGACCAGGCTTTCCGGCACCGGCACGCCAAGCACGATCGGAATGTTGGCGGTCTTGATGCCGCGATTGGCGAGATAGATGGACGTCGGCGTCTTCGAGGTGCGGGAAATGCCGATGAGCACGATGTCGGCGTCATCCATATTGGCCGGCAACTGGCCGTCATCATGGTCCATGGTGAAGTTGAGCGCGTCGATGCGGCGAAAATATTCGGCGTCCAGCACATGCTGGGCGCCGACGCGGCGGCCCGCCGGCGTGCCGAGATAGGACTGGAACACCGTCAGCACCGGTTCCAGCACCGAGACACAGGGCAGCCCCATCGTCGCGCAGCGTTCGTCAATGCCGCGCGCCAGCTTCTGGTCGACGACGGTGTAGAGGATGATGCCAGGCTCCTCCTCGATGTCCTCGAACACTTTCGCCACCTGCTTTTCGGTGCGGATGAGCGGATAGATATGCTCGATGGCGCGCGCGTCCTTGTACTGCGCGGAAGCCGCGCGGCCGGCGGCCAGCAGCGTTTCGCCGGTAGCATCGGAGATCAGATGGAGGTGAAAGAAACTCTGGGGTTTGTTCACAGGGTCCATTCCAGGCTGTGGGCGAATGTGGATAAACCGGGCCGAAAAATCGGCCGGCTGGAATGGACTGTATCAGATGGCAGTTTGTCCACAATTCGATGCGCTGTCGGCTTCGCCGGGCGGCTGGGGACAAGTTTGGGGACGGATTCTATAGTCCGCATCTCATCCACAGCGGCAATTTCTTGGTGCTGGCGACAAGCCATTGACTCCAGTGCGAAATTCCAGACGTTCCACAAAGTCCAGCAATCCTTTTGGAGAAGCGCGCGACAATATGCTGGCTGGCCTTTCCGGGAGCAAAGCGGGAGAGGTGACAACCACCGATACCAACAGACTCTTAGAATCAGAAGATTCTAGAAATAGACTCTTTAATTATAGAGAAGGCTGAGGAAGCGAGCGCTCAATGCCCGAAAACCGGATCATGCTGGACGTGTTGAAGGGCGAAGCGGTGTTTCCGCCGCCACTCTGGATGATGCGCCAGGCAGGCCGCTATCTGCCGGAATATCGCGTGACACGCAGACGCGCCGGATCGTTCCTCGATCTCTGCTACGATCCTGACCTTGCCGTGGAAGTGACGCTGCAGCCGATCGAGCGCTTCGGCTTCGACGCCTCGATCCTGTTTTCCGATATCCTTGTCGTGCCGCATGCGCTTGGCCGCGATGTCCGCTTCGAGGAGGGACGCGGGCCGCTGTTGACGCCGATTGCGGCAAACGAAATCGCGGCTCTGGATGGCGAAACGTTTCACGTGAATCTCGAACCGGTCTACGAGACGGTTCGCCGATTGCGGGCAAAACTGCCTGATGAAACGACGCTGATCGGCTTCTGCGGCGCGCCGTGGACGGTGGCAACCTACATGATCGCCGGCCATGGCACGCCCGACCAGGCGCCGGCGCGGCTGTTTGCCTATCGCGAGCCGGCAGCCTTCCTGCAATTGCTGAAGGTGCTGGTTGATCATTCGGCTGCGTATTTGATCCGTCAGATCGAAGCGGGCGCCGATGTGGTGCAGATTTTCGATTCCTGGTCCGGTGTGCTCGACGACGCCTCTTTCGAATTGTTCTGCGTTCGGCCGGTGGCGGAGATCGTCAGGCAGGTTCGAGCCGTTCATCCCGATGTTCCAATCATCGGTTTTCCCAAGGGCGCCGGTGCCCGCTACCAGACCTATCGCGAGAAGACCGGTGTAACGGCCCTGGGGATCGATTGGACGGTACCCCTGGACGTTGCGAGGGCGTTGCAGCACTCGGGTGCGGTTCAAGG containing:
- a CDS encoding Smr/MutS family protein encodes the protein MTRRSDSEARLSEDDRVLWNLVARTAKPLKGRTAVDIPDFGVETRPTPSPAQAGGVPAVVPKPKAQHVSHALDEPTLDKLSKGRLPIEGRVDLHGLTQDEAYSLLFSFLHRAHAGGIRYVLVITGKGSSSGGDGVLRRAVPAWLSTPAFRPLVSSHDHAARNHGGSGALYIRVRRLRP
- the dnaQ gene encoding DNA polymerase III subunit epsilon, which translates into the protein MREIIFDTETTGLDSREDRVIELGGVELVNRFPTGRTFHKFINPQGRAVHAEAQAVHGISAADLKDKPTFAEIAEEWLAFIDGAKLVAHNATFDIGFLNVEFGRLGHPLIDNGLVVDTLALARRKHPMGPNSLDALCRRYGIDNGHRTKHGALLDSELLAEVYIELIGGKQAALILDSVASPSAGRTDVDYIDITIGVRPVPLAPRLTDAERAAHAGMVGTLGEKALWLRVAAGLTGTLDR
- a CDS encoding helix-turn-helix domain-containing protein, whose translation is MTPFGEKLRALRNERGVSQKVMAEAIGVSAAYLSALEHGRRGAPTWTLIQKIIGYFNVIWDDAEELARLAEASHPRVKIDTSGLTPAATELANLLAENIEKLDEAELRCITASIRAALGRTAR
- a CDS encoding transglutaminase-like cysteine peptidase; protein product: MTSSPMARTLRLCAVAGLAFSGCWAGAASAAGPMVTGGPTSQPIGHYDFCRAHPGECSIRPSNLAPATMTDALMRKLASVTAKVNAAVKPMSDYDIYGRDEVWAYPDNGVGDCEDYVLEKRRDLNRMGVSLADLLMTVVRKPDGEGHAVLTVRTDKGDYVLDNLTDKVRSWDQTGYRFLKRQAIDNTGRWVSIRGGQQVLVGAVQ
- a CDS encoding septal ring lytic transglycosylase RlpA family protein, producing the protein MKKNTQTALVAVTIAAGLMVGASVSPAAAQCGRASWYALHSKTASGERMNPSAMTAAHRSLPFGTKLKVTNRNNGRSVVVRINDRGPFIKGRVLDLSKGAASRLGFIGSGHTSVCMARV
- a CDS encoding murein transglycosylase A gives rise to the protein MSLSPLFVEKSFDDLPGWGDDDHLAAFAAFRRSAFHVLARPYRSGALGVDFTAFAEAYAQARAVSLPNRPSFSARNEARSFFERYFSPARIEAEDGGLVTGFYEPEVEASPVRTDRFTVPLLSRPADLIDIDDASRPSGMDPYLAFARDTPHGPVEYLDRGEIERGALAGEDLPGEGLAGKGLEIAWLADKVDAFFIHVQGAARLNMTDGRLRRITYAAKSGQRFTGPGKILSQIGEIPLEKVTMQSIRAWFKAHPDRIDEILWQNRSYIFFREAAVEDAALGPIAAAKVPLTPGRSVAVDRLLHTFGTPFYIDAPSLTAFDSKPFRRLMIAQDTGSAITGPARGDLFAGSGDAAGEIAGIVRNAADFYALVPRSLVAGAVR
- the secB gene encoding protein-export chaperone SecB, with amino-acid sequence MASKDDAPVGAANGNGNTEQPSLNVLAQYVKDLSFESPGAPNSLRGRDKAPGIAINVNVNANPLSDKQFDVNLTLNAKASFDQEVLFNVELVYGGVFAISGFPQEHMLPILFIECPRLLFPFARQIIAEATRNGGFPPLMLDPIDFAQMFQQKLAEDQAAAKVKVS
- a CDS encoding FxsA family protein; this encodes MRISLLPLLVLALPLLEIAGFVIVGSQIGALATVGLVLASSIAGGLLLRHQGFGVMTRVRAEMDAGRDPSHQLAHGAMIVLAAILLIIPGFITDILAILLLLPPVRNLAWRMLKSRIVLATDFGTGGFRARQRGKTIDLEDGDYSRADDYGRGPDHNSPWRRLKDE
- a CDS encoding polyhydroxyalkanoate depolymerase; protein product: MFYQLYEMNHAVLQPARAYADAVRMLYTNPLNPFSHTSWGRSVAATAELFERTTRRYSKPRFDLTKTVIDWKSVDVTEKTVWSRPFCNVLRFERAVPAERKPDPKLLIVAPMSGHYATLLRGTVEAMLPHADVHITDWVDARMVPLADGSFDLDDYIDYIIDMLHALGPDTHVMAVCQPSVPVLAAVALMETRGDPFVPSTMTLMGGPIDTRRNPTQVNLLAKEKGIDWFRDNVIMHAPWPVPGFGREVYPGFLQLSGFMSMNLDRHITAHKDFFMHLVKHDGDNAVKHRDFYDEYLAVMDLTAEFYLQTVDTVFVRHALPKGEMMHRGVAVDPKAIRNVALFTVEGENDDISGLGQTQAAHDLCPNIPADRHAHYVQPAVGHYGVFNGSRFRSEIVPRIVDFITSYGRQSRVAVKPRLVRSAKG
- a CDS encoding Tim44/TimA family putative adaptor protein; its protein translation is MGFFDFGTIFFLIAAVVIFFQLRNVLGRRTGSERPPFDPYTASRTGDKDAAQKPENVVSLPRKRAPGEPVGDTYAEIDAFAKPDTDLNKGLRTIKDNDPTFDPKTFVDGAKMAYEMIVMAYADGDRKTLKNLLSREVYDGFVAAIGDREAKSEKIQSSFVGIDKADIVSAEMKGGEAHLTLRIISELISATRDKAGAVIDGDPETVAEVKDVWTFARDTRSRDPNWKLVATEEED
- the coaE gene encoding dephospho-CoA kinase (Dephospho-CoA kinase (CoaE) performs the final step in coenzyme A biosynthesis.), producing MIVLGLTGSIGMGKSTTAKMFTEAGVPVHDSDETVHRLYAGNAVPLVEAAFPGTTVSGSVDRTELAGRVLGDVAALKKLEAIVHPLVRADADAFLAKNRTAGAPLVVLDIPLLFETGGRGRVDKVVVVTAPKEIQRARVLARPGMSEEKLASILAKQVPDAEKRKRADFVIDTGQGVDAARAAVKAIVSELVGG